Proteins encoded in a region of the Pseudochaenichthys georgianus chromosome 20, fPseGeo1.2, whole genome shotgun sequence genome:
- the LOC117465947 gene encoding protein MIX23 isoform X1, which translates to MKCTALNSPHALCVFRTLQSNMAAPARTLNCEDFSMFQEVLRVMRNIDDRIVHSLNTTVPTVSFSGKVDASETCKQLYETMMEAHLTRDKAIKSCIAQTSEVMGQLREERAKDSDNLVLLRQLRKEQTKLKLMQSELNVEEVVNDRSLKVFSERCRIHYTPPKVK; encoded by the exons atgaaat GCACTGCTTTGAACAGTCCTCACGcgctgtgtgtgttcaggacCCTGCAGTCCAACATGGCTGCGCCCGCTAGAACTTTAAACTGTGAGGACTTCTCAATGTTTCAG GAGGTGCTGAGGGTGATGCGAAACATAGACGACCGCATCGTGCACTCCCTGAACACCACCGTGCCCACAGTGTCCTTCTCAGGCAAAGTGGACGCTTCAGAAACATGCAAACAGCTCTATGAAACT ATGATGGAGGCCCATCTGACCAGAGATAAAGCTATCAAATCCTGTATCGCCCAAACATCTGAGGTGATGGGACAACTgcgagaagagagagcgaaAGACAGCGACAACCTGGTGCTCCTCAGACAGCTCAGGAAGGAGCAGACCAAA TTAAAGCTGATGCAATCAGAGCTGAACGTTGAAGAGGTTGTCAATGACAGAAGTCTGAAG GTTTTCAGTGAGAGGTGCAGAATCCACTACACGCCTCCGAAGGTGAAGTGA
- the LOC117465947 gene encoding protein MIX23 isoform X2 yields the protein MAAPARTLNCEDFSMFQEVLRVMRNIDDRIVHSLNTTVPTVSFSGKVDASETCKQLYETMMEAHLTRDKAIKSCIAQTSEVMGQLREERAKDSDNLVLLRQLRKEQTKLKLMQSELNVEEVVNDRSLKVFSERCRIHYTPPKVK from the exons ATGGCTGCGCCCGCTAGAACTTTAAACTGTGAGGACTTCTCAATGTTTCAG GAGGTGCTGAGGGTGATGCGAAACATAGACGACCGCATCGTGCACTCCCTGAACACCACCGTGCCCACAGTGTCCTTCTCAGGCAAAGTGGACGCTTCAGAAACATGCAAACAGCTCTATGAAACT ATGATGGAGGCCCATCTGACCAGAGATAAAGCTATCAAATCCTGTATCGCCCAAACATCTGAGGTGATGGGACAACTgcgagaagagagagcgaaAGACAGCGACAACCTGGTGCTCCTCAGACAGCTCAGGAAGGAGCAGACCAAA TTAAAGCTGATGCAATCAGAGCTGAACGTTGAAGAGGTTGTCAATGACAGAAGTCTGAAG GTTTTCAGTGAGAGGTGCAGAATCCACTACACGCCTCCGAAGGTGAAGTGA